Proteins encoded in a region of the Kwoniella botswanensis chromosome 2, complete sequence genome:
- a CDS encoding COP9 signalosome complex subunit 5, whose protein sequence is MSDIARKTFELNNDVQSVDPTAAIFQYPREEEKALEDDAPWSKDPHYFHTVKISAVALIKMVTHARSGGAYEIMGVMYGRVKDGVFWIMDAAALPVQGTETRVNAGNEAMEYMVSFQESSREAGKGELLRGWYHSHPGYGCWLSGIDVNTQLNQQKFNDPYLAVVIDPNRTVSAGKVEIGAFRTYPEGYKPPSSGTSQYQSIPMEKIEDFGVHADAYYPLKVEIYKTKLDEQLLDLLWNKYWVATLSSSLLTSNREYSTSQVKDLNAKLQVASSNLSSSTSNLKLKSAPAGQASAKGKVNIKDYAGVEEEDTALAKVAKDSSRIATEAQNGMISQLLKDKLFNTPLQAPLDPTTARATVQGRQ, encoded by the exons ATGAGCGACATAGCCAGGAAGACCTTCGAGCTCAATAACGATGTACAG TCTGTCGATCCGACCGCTGCGATCTTTCAGTACCcaagggaagaggaaaaggcTTTAGAAGATGATGCACCTTGGTCGAAAGA TCCCCATTACTTCCATACCGTCAAGATCTCAGCCGTCGctttgatcaagatg GTCACGCACGCACGATCAGGAGGAGCTTATGAGATCATGGGAGTCATGTATGGTAGAGTGAAAGATGGAGTGTTCTGGATCATGGATGCAGCAGCTCTACCCGTTCAAGGTACCGAGACAAGAGTCAATGCAGGAAATGAG GCAATGGAGTATATGGTCAGCTTCCAAGAATCGTCGAGAGAAGCTGGAAAGGGGGAATTACTTAGGGGGTGGTATCACTC ACATCCTGGTTACGGCTGCTGGCTTTCCGGTATCGATGTGAATACTCAGCTCAACCAACAGAAATTTAACGACCCTTACCTCGCTGTCGTG ATCGATCCGAATAGAACAGTATCTGCTGGTAAAGTCGAAATTGGAGCTTTCCGAACCTATCCTGAA GGATACAAACCTCCCTCATCAGGTACCTCTCAATACCAGTCGATACCTATGGAGAAGATAGAAGACTTTGGTGTCCACGCGGATGCATACTACCCTCTTAAAGTTGAGATCTACAAGACCAAGCTGGATGAGCAATTGCTGGATCTGTTATGGAACAAGTATTGGGTAGCTACATTAAGTTCAAGTCTTCTCACTTCT AATCGCGAATACTCGACCTCTCAAGTGAAAGATCTGAACGCCAAGCTTCAAGTTGCCTCATCAAACCTCAGTAGCTCAACGTCGaatctcaaactcaaatCAGCACCTGCTGGACAGGCTTCAGCAAAGGGCAAAGTTAATATTAAGGACTATGCGGgagtcgaagaagaagataccgCTCTAGCCAAAGTCGCCAAGGATAG CTCACGTATCGCGACTGAAGCTCAAAACGGAATGATATCTCAGCTGCTCAAAGACAAGCTCTTCAACACTCCCCTTCAAGCTCCTTTGGATCCTACCACAGCGAGAGCCACTGTGCAGGGCAGGCAATGA